The following are from one region of the Ochotona princeps isolate mOchPri1 chromosome 4, mOchPri1.hap1, whole genome shotgun sequence genome:
- the LOC101533639 gene encoding LOW QUALITY PROTEIN: olfactory receptor 5M5-like (The sequence of the model RefSeq protein was modified relative to this genomic sequence to represent the inferred CDS: substituted 1 base at 1 genomic stop codon), whose product MGYDEPKPPSVQAAVQERIVGEDGEAMESSQGNMKIKIISKDNDTEATEFVFLGLTSRPELQPILFMVFLLIYLITLTGNLGMISLIXVTPQLQTPMYFFLTHLACVDIFYSTNVSPQMLVNFLAKKKTISYTGCLTQCFVFVTLLLTEYYMLGAMAYDRYMAICNPLHYSSKMSKPVCTCLVTFPYLWGSMVGTMQVILTSRLSFCGPNTINHFYCADPPLLMLTCSDTYVKQTALFVSAGINLTGSLLIIFVSYVFIFITILKIRSSEGQCKAFSTCGSHLTAVTMFYGSLFCMYLRPANEQSVEQGKIVAVFCIFVSPMLNPFIYSLRNKDVKRALRRVFMGSLGRMKSSIVTVSQ is encoded by the exons ATGGGATATGATGAGCCAAAACCACCATCTGTTCAGGCAGCTGTTCAGGAAAGGATAGTTGGGGAAGATGGAGAAGCAATGGAAAGTTCTCAAG GGAAcatgaagataaaaataatttccaaggACAATGACACTGAGGCAACTGAGTTTGTTTTTCTGGGCTTGACCAGCAGACCTGAGTTGCAGCCCATTCTTTTCATGGTGTTTCTGTTGATTTACCTCATCACCCTGACTGGGAACCTGGGCATGATTTCTCTAATCTGAGTCACCCCTCAGCTGCAAACCCCCATGTATTTCTTCCTCACCCATTTAGCATGTGTAGACATCTTCTATTCCACCAATGTCTCCCCTCAAATGCTTGTCAACTTCTTAGCtaagaagaagaccatctcataCACTGGGTGTCTGACTCAGTGCTTTGTTTTTGTGACTCTACTCCTTACTGAGTATTATATGCTTGGTGCCATGGCCTATGACAGGTACATGGCCATTTGCAATCCTTTACACTACAGCAGCAAAATGTCCAAGCCAGTTTGCACCTGCCTGGTCACTTTCCCCTATCTCTGGGGATCAATGGTGGGTACGATGCAGGTGATACTGACCTCTCGCTTGTCCTTTTGTGGACCCAACACCATCAACCATTTCTACTGTGCTGACCCACCCCTCTTAATGCTGACATGTTCTGACACTTATGTAAAGCAAACTGCCCTGTTTGTGTCAGCGGGAATTAACCTCACAGGCTCGCTGCTCATCATCTTCGTCTCCTATGTTTTCATCTTTATTACCATCCTGAAAATCCGTTCCAGTGaaggacagtgcaaagccttcTCTACCTGCGGCTCCCACCTGACAGCTGTCACCATGTTCTATGGGTCCCTGTTCTGTATGTATCTGAGACCAGCAAATGAGCAATCTGTGGAGCAAGGGAAAATTGTGGcagtgttttgtatttttgtgagCCCTATGCTGAATCCATttatctacagcctgaggaacaagGATGTGAAACGGGCTTTGAGAAGAGTGTTTATGGGGAGTCTGGGTAGAATGAAAAGTTCAATAGTTACAGTttctcaataa
- the LOC131479974 gene encoding olfactory receptor 5M10 — translation MSSQNQTTVTEFILLGLTDNPVLEKILFGVFLGIYTMTLAGNLGLIMLIRTNSHLQTPMYFFLGHLSFVDVCYSSNITPKMLNHFLAEHKTISYAGCFTQCFLFIALVITEFYILASMAVDRYVAICSPLHYSIRMSKNICISLVAFPYVFGFLNGLSQTLLTFHLSFCGPLVINHFYCADPPLIMLACSDTHVKKMAMFIVAGFTLSSSLFIILLSYLFIFAAILRIRSAEGRYKAFSTCGSHLTTVTLFYGTLFCMYLRPPSDKSVEESKVIAVFYTFLSPMLNPLIYSLRNKDVIYGLQQVLRGKLLLNIGA, via the coding sequence ATGTCATCACAAAACCAAACAACAGTTACAGAATTCATTCTCCTGGGACTCACAGACAATCCCGTGCTGGAGAAGATCCTGTTCGGGGTGTTTCTGGGCATCTACACAATGACACTGGCAGGAAATCTGGGCCTGATCATGCTCATCAGGACCAATTCTCACCTCCAGACACCCATGTATTTCTTCCTTGGCCACCTCTCCTTTGTGGACGTTTGCTATTCTTCCAACATCACTCCAAAGATGCTGAACCATTTCCTTGCAGAACACAAGACCATCTCCTATGCTGGCTGCTTCACACAGTGTTTCCTTTTCATTGCCCTGGTGATCACAGAGTTTTACATCCTCGCTTCAATGGCAGTGGATCGCTATGTAGCCATTTGCAGCCCTCTGCATTACAGCATCAGAATGTCCAAGAACATCTGTATCTCTCTAGTGGCCTTTCCTTATGTGTTTGGCTTTCTCAATGGACTCTCTCAGACCCTGTTGACTTTTCACTTATCCTTCTGTGGTCCCCTTGTAATCAATCACTTCTACTGTGCTGACCCGCCACTGATAATGCTGGCTTGCTCTGACACCCACGTCAAAAAGATGGCAATGTTCATCGTTGCTGGCTTTACTCTCTCAAGCTCCCTGTTCATTATTCTTCTGTCCTACCTGTTCATTTTTGCAGCCATCTTGAGAATCCGGTCTGCTGAAGGCAGGTACAAAGCATTTTCTACCTGTGGTTCCCACTTGACCACAGTCACCCTATTTTATGGCACCCTCTTCTGCATGTACTTAAGGCCCCCATCAGACAAGTCTGTAGAGGAGTCCAAAGTAATTGCTGTGTTTTATACCTTTTTGAGTCCAATGCTGAATCCACTGATTTATAGCCTAAGAAATAAGGATGTGATTTATGGCCTGCAGCAAGTACTTAGGGGAAAATTACTTCTGAACATTGGAGCTTAA
- the LOC101533889 gene encoding olfactory receptor 5AP2 yields MPLFISFLITAKITRHMKNHQSRNQTEVREFILLGLTDNPDLQGLLFVLFLSIYLITMVGNLGLMVLIKLDPRLHTPMYFLLSSLSFVDASYSSSVTPKMLVNLVAENKAISFHGCAAQFYFFGSFLGTECFLLAMMAYDRYAAIWNPLLYPVIMSERVCFLLVATSFLAGFGNAAIHTGMTFRLSFCDSNKINHFYCDTPPLLQLSCSDTHINGIVIMAFSSFNVISCVTIVLISYLCILIAILKIPSTEGRFKAFSTCASHLMAVTIFFGTILFMYLRPTSSYSMEQDKIVSVFYAVVIPMLNPLIYSFKNKDVKEALKNTLQKHLLPLLHLEPW; encoded by the exons ATGCCACTTTTCATATCCTTTCTTATTACAGCTAAGATAACCAGACACATGAAAAACCACCAAAGCAGAAACCAAACAGAAGTGAGGGAGTTCATCCTGTTAGGACTCACAGACAATCCGGATCTCCAAGGtcttctctttgttttgtttctgtccaTTTACCTGATAACCATGGTGGGCAATCTGGGGCTGATGGTGTTGATTAAGCTCGATCCCCGACTGCACACGCCCATGTACTTCCTTCTCAGCAGCCTCTCCTTTGTTGATGCCTCTTACTCCTCCTCCGTCACTCCCAAGATGCTGGTCAACCTTGTGGCTGAGAACAAAGCCATTTCTTTCCATGGATGTGCTGCTCAGTTCTACTTCTTTGGCTCTTTTCTGGGGACGGAATGCTTCCTGTTGGCCATGATGGCATATGACCGGTATGCAGCGATTTGGAACCCCCTGCTTTACCCTGTCATCATGTCTGAGAGAGTTTGCTTCTTGCTGGTAGCTACTTCCTTTTTGGCAGGCTTTGGAAATGCAGCCATACACACAGGCATGACTTTCAGATTGTCTTTCTGTGATTCCAACAAGATCAACCATTTCTATTGTGACACTCCACCCCTGCTCCAGCTCTCTTGTTCTGATACCCACATCAATGGCATTGTGATCATGGCTTTCTCTAGTTTTAATGTCATCAGTTGTGTTACAATTGTTCTCATTTCTTACCTTTGTATCCTCATTGCGATCTTAAAGATACCATCCACAGAGGGTAGATTTAAAGCCTTTTCCACATGTGCCTCCCACCTCATGGCTGTCACCATATTCTTTGGGACAATTCTCTTCATGTACTTACGCCCTACATCTAGCTATTCAATGGAACAAGACAAGATTGTCTCTGTCTTTTATGCAGTAGTGATTCCAATGCTAAACCCCCTCATCTATAGTTTCAAAAATAAGGATGTGAAAGAGGCCCTAAAGAATACCTTAcagaaacat CTTCTTCCACTTCTGCACCTGGAACCTTGGTGA